One Chloroflexota bacterium genomic window, CCGGGGACAACATCCAGATGCAGATCGAGCTGATCACGCCGGTCGCGGTGGAGGACGGCCTCCGCTTCGCCATCCGCGAGGGCGGCCGAACGGTCGGCGCTGGCGTCGTCACCAAGATCAACGACTAGGTTCGCAAGCAGGGGACCGAGACGTCCGTCTCGGTCCCCTTCCTTGTGGGCGCACGAGACTGAGGAAGCAACGCGATGGCGAAGCAGCGGATCCGCATCCGTCTGAAGGCGTTCGATCACAAAATCCTGGACCAGTCGGCCTCGCAGATCGTCGAGACGGCCGAGCGGACGGGCGCCCAGGTGGCGGGGCCGGTGCCGCTGCCAACTCGCATCGAGAAGTTCACGGTGATTCGGTCGCCGTTCATCGATAAGGACTCGCGCGAGCAGTTCGAGATGCGGACCCACAAGCGTCTGATCGACGTGCTGGAGCCGACCTCTCGGACGGTCGATGCGCTGATGCGCTTGAACGTGCCAGCGGGCGTGGACATCGAGATCAAGCTGTAGTCGAGCGGGCAGCCACCTCTCGGCAGGCGGCGGGACTCCCCAAGCGGCGGGGAGACGCCCTCCGTGAGCTGACGTGGCCGGAAGCGGGTGAACCGTGATTCAAGGGATTCTGGGGCGAAAGCTGGGCATGACCCGGCTGTTCGACGCAACCGGGGTGGCCACGGCGACGACCATCGTCGAGGCTGGGCCCTGTTTCGTCACGCAGATCAAGACGCTCGACCGGGATGGCTACGAGGCGGTCCAGCTCGGGTTCGATCAGGTGCGTGACAAGACGCTCAACAGCCCGGAGCGCGGGCATCTGAAGGCGAGTGGTGCGCCATCCGTGCGGGCGCTGCGCGAGGTTCCAGTGGAGGACCTGAGCAGCGTGGCACTGGGGGACCGCATCGACGTCGGGATGCTGCGGCAGGGCGAGCGCGTGGACGTCGTGGGGACGTCCAAGGGTAAGGGCTTCGCGGGTGTCATGAAGCGACACGATTTCCGTGGCGGCCCCAAGACGCATGGTCAGTCTGACCGCTGGCGAGCGCCTGGCTCGATCGGCTCGGGCACCACGCCCGGGCGGGTCATGAAGGGCATGCGGATGGCTGGCCACATGGGCGACGAGCGCGTGACCGTCCAGAACCTGGAGATCGTGCGTATCGACCCTGAGCGCAACCTGATCGCCATTCGCGGGGCCATCCCTGGCCCGCGCGGCGGCTTGATCATGATCAAGAAGCGCGGGGTGGAGCTGTGACCTCAGTAGACGTCAAGAACGTGCGCGGCGAGGTCGTCGGCTCTTTCGACCTGGACGACCGCGTCTTCGGCATCGAGCCGAACAAGGCCGTAGTGCACCAGGCGGTGGTGGCGCAGCTTGCGAACCAGCGCAAGGGCACGCACGACACGAAGACCCGTGGCGAGGTCCGGGGCGGCACGCACAAGATGTGGCGCCAGAAAGGCACCGGCCGCGCCCGCCAGGGCGACCGTCGCGCTCCCCACTGGACCGGCGGTGGCGTGGTCTTCGGCCCGCACCCGCGCTCGTACCACAAGGATTTCCCGCGCAAGATGCGGCGGCTGGCGATGCGCTCGGCGCTCTCGGCCCGGGTGGCCGAGTCCGCGCTGACGGTGCTCGACGATCTGGCCCTGCCGGCGGCGAAGACCCGCGAGGTGGCTGGCGTCCTCTCGGCGCTCGGGCTGCAGCGCGGCGCGCTGATCGTGCTGCCAGAGGCCGACGAGTCCGTGACACGGGCGTCCCGCAACCTGCCGGATGTGCGGGCGGTCACGCCGGGCTCGCTCAACCTGCTGGACGTGCTCAAGTACAAGCACGTCCTCCTCACGCGGTCCGCTGCCGAGGCGCTGACGGAGCAACTGCTCCGGACGATCGGCCGGGGCGGTGCGGTTGCGGCGAGCGCCGAGCAGGACGCGGCGGCGGACGAGGAGTAAGCCATGAGCATGAGTCTCACCCCCCACCAGATCCTCGTTCGGCCCATCGTGACGGAAAAGAACACGGCGCTGAACGAAGTCGGCAAGTACTGCTTCGAGGTCGCGCCGACCTCGAACAAGATCGAGATCAAGAGGGCCGTGGAAGAGGTGTTCAGCGTTGAGGTCGTCAGCGTGAACATCATCAAGGTGCCTGGGAAGATCCGCCGGATGGGCCGGCACTCGGGCATGACCCGGACCTGGAAGAAAGCCATCGTGACGCTGGTCCCTGGTCAGCAGATCGAGCTGTTCCAGACGGTGTAGGGCGAGAGAGGGACAGGCAATGCCACTGAAGCAATACCGCCCGACATCACCTGGCCGGCGAGGCATGAGTGTCTCGACGTTCGAGGAGTTGACGAAGGGCAAGAAGCCGGAGCGCTCGCTCCTGGAGCCGCTCAAGAAGTCCGGCGGTCGCAACAACCTCGGGCGCATCTCGGTGCGGCACCGTGGCGGCGGCCACAAGCGGATGTACCGGATCATCGACTGGAAGCGCGACAAGCTCGGCGTGCCGGCCCGTGTCGTCTCCATCGAGTACGATCCGAACCGGACGGCCCGCATCGCGCTGCTCCAGTACGCGGACGGCGAGAAGCGGTACATCCTGGCGCCGGTCGGTCTGAAGGAGGGTGCGCGGGTCAGCTCCGGCCCCGAGGCTGAGCTCTCGGCGGGGAACACGCTGGCCCTGCGGGACATCCCGACGGGTACCGTGATCCACAACATCGAGCTGAAGCCCGGCCGCGGCGGTCAGCTGGCCCGTGGGGCCGGCGCCTCGGCGCAGCTGATGGCGAAGGAAGGCGACTGGGCCCAGGTCCGGCTGCCGAGCGGCGAGGTGCGCCGGGTGCTGGTGGTCTGCATGGCGACCATCGGGCAGGTCGGCAACCCCGAGCACGCGACTCTCAGCCTCGGCAAGGCCGGACGCAGTCGGTGGCTGGGCATCCGGCCGACGGTTCGCGGATCAGTCATGAACCCGCGCGATCATCCCCACGGCGGCGGCGAGGGCAAGGCCCCGGTCGGCGGACAGCCGAAGACGAAGTGGGGCAAGCTCGCCTTCGGAAAGAAGACCCGCCGCAACAAGGATACGGACCGCTTCATCGTTCGCAAGCGCGGGAGCAAGTAGCCGATGAGCCGCTCTACAAAGAAGGGGCCATATATTGACCCCAAGCTCTTCAAGAAGATCGATGGCCTGAACCGGCGCAACGCGAAGGAAGTGATCCGGACCTGGGCGCGGGACTCGTCGATCTTTCCGGAGATGGTCGGGCACACGCTGGCGGTCCACGATGGCCGGCGGCACGTGCCGATCTACGTCACCGAGAACATGGTTGGGCACAAGCTCGGAGAGTTCGCGCCGACCCGGACCTTCCGCGGTCACACGGCGCGCGGCGAGAAGTCGAGCGGAGCGCGCTGAACGAGTGGTCAGTCATCAGTGGTCAGTCATCAGCGGGTGATGCACTCGCGCCGCCGCACTGACAACTGACTACTGACGACTGATGACTGGAGGAAGTATGGCGGGGGTCGAAGTCCGAGCGGTCGCCCGAAATATCAGGATGTCGCCGCAGAAGGTGCGGCGCGTATTGGATACTGTCCGAGGGAAGCGCGTCGGCGAGGCGCTGTCGATCCTGCGGTTCCTGCCTCACAAGGCGACGGAGCCGGTCGGGAAGCTGATTCAGTCGGCCTCCGCCAACGCCGAGAACAACTTCAACCTCGATCCCGACGAGCTGGTCGTCCTGCGGATCTACGCGGACGAGGCCCGGACGCTCAAGCGGTATCGCCCGCGTGCGCGTGGCCGTGCCAACCAGATCTTGAAGCGGTCCAGCCACGTGACGGTGGTCGTGAGCGAGCGGGAGGCGTAATGGGTCAGAAAGTCCACCCGATCGGGTTCCGACTCGGCGTCAACGTCGGCAACCGCCACGTCAAGGAGTGGCAGGGTCGCTGGTACGCCGACAAGGATTACACGAAGTTTCTCCACGAGGACCTGAAGGTCCGCCAGCTCATCATGGGCCGGCTGTCCGAGGCAGGCGTCTCGCGCGTGGACATCGAGCGGTCGGCGAATCAGATGACGGTCACGATCCACGCGGCGAAGCCGGGGATCGTGATCGGCAAGAGCGGCGTCAAAGTTGAGGAGCTGCGGCGCAGCCTGGAGACGATGACCGGCAAGCGTGTCCGCGTCACCATCCAGGAGATCCGCCAGCCGGAGCTTGACGCCTACCTGGTGGCCCGCAGCGTGGCCGACCAGCTGGAGCGGCGCGTCGCGTTCCGCCGAGCGATGAAGCAGGCCGTTGGCCGGGCGATGCGCTTCGGGGCGAAGGGCGTCCGGATCCAGGTGGCCGGCCGGCTCGGCGGCGCTGAGATGTCCCGGCGTGAGTGGGAGCGTGAGGGCCGCGTGCCGCTGCACACCCTGCGCGCCGACATCGACTTCGGCCAGGCCGAGGCGCGCACGACGTTCGGCGTCATCGGCGTGAAGGTCTGGATCTACCGTGGCGACATCGCCTCGACCGCCCGCGTTGGCGGCGAGGGCTTCGCGGCGGCGGCGACGCGTGGCCGCAGCGGCCCGGCCCCACGGCCGGCGGCGGCTGCCGCCCCGGCAGTGCCTGTTGCGCCAGCCGCGCCGGCTGCTCCGGCCGCGCCGGCTGCTCCGGCCGCGCCTGCCGCGCCCGCTGAGGCTGCTCCGGACGCCGCGCCGAGCAGCGAGGAGTCCTGACAGATGCTGCAACCGAAGCGCGTCAAGCATCGCAAGATGCATCGCGGCCACCGGCGCGGCATGGCGCTGGTCGGCAACGAGGTTTCGTTTGGTGAGTTCGGCATCCAGGCCCTGGAGCCGGGCTGGATCACCGCTCGGCAGATCGAGGCCGCTCGCCGCACCATCACCCACCACCTCAAGCGCGGTGGGAAGGTGTTTATCCGGATCTTCCCCGACAAGTCGGTGACGGCCAAGCCGGCTGAGACCCGCATGGGCAGCGGTAAGGGCGCGCCAGACCACTGGGTGGCCGTGGTGCGCCCTGGCCGCGTGATGTTCGAGATCGCCGGCGTCCGCCAGGAGCTGGCGAAGGAAGCCCTGCGGCTGGCAGGCCACAAGCTGCCCGTCGGCACCAAGTTCGTTGTGAAGGAGGAGGTCGGCATTGGCGAAGGCGTCTGAGCTCCGAGATCTGACTCAGGACCAGTTGGACGACCGCCTCCGCGAGCTCCGCGAGGAGTTGTTCAACCTCCGATTCCAGTACGCCACGAGGCAGCTCACGAACACCGCGCGGATCCGCGAGGTTCGGCGTGACATCGCCCGTGTGCTCACCCTCCAGCGGCAAGACGCGCTGGTCGGGGGCGGGGAGTAACGGTCATGGCCGAGCTGCGACCTCATGAGCTGCGGCGGCGGACCAAGCAGGGCCGCGTCGTCAGCAACAAGATGGAGAAGACGGTCGTCGTCGCCGTCGAGTCGATGCGGAAGCATCGGCTCTACGGCCGCAACGTCCGCCGGACCACCAAGTTCAAGGCCCACGACGAAGGGAACCGGTGCCAGATCGGCGATATCGTGATCATCGCCGAGTCTCGCCCGATCTCCAAGGACAAGCGGTGGACCGTGCGCGAGATCGTCAAGGAGACGATCGGCCCGGGTCTCGAAGTCCTGGCTGAGGAGCCGGAGGTCGCCCAGGCGACCGGCGCCGAGGAGGACGAGTCGTGATCTACCCACAGACTCGCCTCCGGGTGGCGGACAACACCGGCGCCCGCGAGATCATGTGCATCCAGGTGCTGGCTGGCGGCAACAAGATCTACGCCGACGTGGGCGACATCATCGTCGCGTCGGTGAAGACGGCCCAGCCGGGCGGCGCGGTGAAGAAGGGCGACGTGGTCAAGGCGGTCGTGGTGCGAACGGCCAAGGAGTACGGCCGGCCGGACGGCTCGCACATCCGCTTCGACGACAACGCCGCCGTGATCCTCACGACGGACGCCAGCAACCCGCGCGGCACGCGCATCTTCGGCCCTGTTGCCCGCGAGCTGCGCGAGCGCAACTTCATGAAGATCATCTCGCTCGCGCCCGAGGTGCTCTAGCAGCGCGGACGGCGCGTGCGACCGACGTGCCCGGGCGGGTGTCTCGGCCAGGTCGGCCGACGAGGAGACCCTATGGCAAACATCAAGCTCAAGCTGAAGCGCGGCGACACCGTCGAGGTGATCGCCGGCAAGAATAAAGGGAAGCGCGGGACGATCCGCGAGGTCCGCCCGGACAGCCAGCGCGTCATCGTGTCAGACGTGAACATCGTCAAGCGGCACATGAAGGCCGGCCGCCAGGGCCGGCAGCAGGCCGGGATCGTCGAGATCGAAGCGCCGATCCACATCTCGAACGTGGCGCTCGTCGATCCGAAGACCGACAAGCCGACGCGCGTTGGCATCCGGACCCTGCCAGACGGCACGCGGGTCCGCTTTGCCAAGCGGTCCGGCGAGCAGATCTGAGGTAGGGTAGGCAGGGATGGCTCAGAACAAGAAGCAAGCAGAGGACGGCGCGGCTCCCGCCGAGCGCGTCGTGCCGCGCCTGAAGACCCGCTACCTCGAAGAGGTGCGGCCGGCGCTCGTCAACGAGATGAGCTACGCGAACATCATGCAGGCGCCGCGCCTTGAGAAGATCGTCGTCAACATCGGTATCGGCGAGGCGATCTCGAACAGCAAGGCGCTCGACGCCGCCACCGGCGACCTTCAGGCGATCACCGGCCAGAAGCCGATCACCAAGAAGGCCAAGAAGTCCATCGCGCAGTTCCGCCTGCGCGAGGGCATGACCGTGGGCATCATGGTCACGCTGCGCGGCGACCGCATGTACGAATTCATGGACCGGCTCTGCAACGCCGCGCTGCCCCGCCTGCGCGACTTCCAGGGCGTGCCCACGAAGTCGTTCGACGGGCGCGGCAACTACTCGATGGGGCTCCGGGAGCAGCTGGTGTTCCCCGAGATCGACTACGACAAGATCGACAAGCTGCGCGGCCTCGAGATCACGGTGGTGACCACCGCCCGCACCGATCAGGAAGGCCGGCGGCTGCTCGAGCTGATGGGCGTACCGTTCGCCAAGTCATAGCCCCCTTCTGACGAAACTGGCGGCTCGTGGCGGAAGAACGCTTCCCCACGGAGCCGCTGAATCATTCATAATCAAGGGTTCGTCCCGTTCGGGACGGACTCGAACAGATATCCAACCCGTCTCGACACGAACGGCCATCACGACCGGGCGCGCTGCAGGCCAATGCAGCGTCTGGCCCGGCCTGGCCCGGTCCAGACCAACCGCCCGAAGATTCGGGTAGGGGAGAGCGATAGATGGCGAAAGTCTCGATGATCGTCAAGACGAAGCGCCCGAGCGCCTTCAACACGGCGCATCCGGTGCGGGTTCGCAACCGCTGCGAGCGGTGCGGCCGGCCTCGGGCCTTCATGCGGAAGTTCGGTCTCTGCCGCATCTGCTTCCGCAAGCTCGCCCTCGAAGGCCAGATCCCTGGCGTCACGAAGTCCAGCTGGTAGGAGGGCGCTGCCATGATGACTGATCCTATCGCCGATATGCTTACGCGCATTCGGAACGGTCTCCAGTCCCGCCATGCGGCCGTGGAGATGCCCGCGTCCAAGCTGAAGTCGGCCATTGCCGAGGTGCTCAAGGACGAGGGGTACATCAAGGGCTACTCGCAGTCCGGCGAGGGGCCGAGCAAGACCCTGAAGGTCGAGCTGCGGTACGTCGGCAAGAACGAGCCGGTGCTCTCCGGCCTCAAGCGCATCAGCAAGCCCGGCTTGCGGGTGTACGCCGGGGCGGAGGAGCTGCCGCGCGTCTTCGGCGGCCTTGGCACGGCCATCATCTCGACCTCGCGCGGCGTGATGAGCGGCGCGCAGGCGCGCAAGATGCGCGTCGGCGGCGAAGTGATCTGCCACGTCTGGTAAGTGAGCCGTCAGTGGTCAGTTTTCAGTCATCAGGAGCCGAGGCGCAGCGTGAAGCGCGCCTCTGACCACTGAGAACTGAGGACTGAGAACTCGGAGGAAGCAATGTCTCGTATTGGACGTATGCCGATTCCACTGCCGGCCAACGTCAAGGTCGAAGTGGACGAGAACAACAACGTCGTCGTCGAGGCGGGTGGCAAGCGCCTGGAGCGCACCATCACGCCGGGCATGAAGCTGGTGCAGGAGGATGGCACGCTGCGCGTCGAGCGGCCGTCTGAGTCGCGCGAGCACCGCTCGCTGCACGGCCTGACCAGGACGCTGGTCGCCAACATGGTGACGGGCGTGACGACGGGCTTCACGCGGCGGCTGGAGATCAACGGCGTCGGATACCGCGCGATGAAGGCTGGGGACATGATCATGTTCCAGGTCGGCTACTCGCATCCGGTCGGCTTCATCGCCCCGGAAGGGATCACGCTGACTGTTGAGGGCAACAACCGCGTCGTGGTGACGGGCGCGGACAAGGAGCTGGTCGGCGAGACGGCTGCCCGCATTCGCCGGATTCGGCCCCCCGAGCCGTACAAGGGCAAGGGGATCAAGTACGCCGAAGAGGTCATCCGCCGGAAGGCCGGTAAGGCCGGCGCCAAGGGCAAGAAGTAGGAGCAGCCGTGTTCAAGCGACCAGATTCCCGTGGGTTGCGCCTGAAGCGGCACCGCCGCATTCGGCGCATCCTGAGCGGCACCACCCAGCGCCCGCGGCTGGCGGTGTACCGCTCGCTCGCACACATCTACGGGCAGATCATCGACGACGTCGCCGGTTCGACGCTGGTGGCGGCCTCCGACGTGGAGGCCGCGCTCAGGAACGGCGACGGCGGCTCGAAGAGCGATCGCGCGAAGCAGGTCGGCCAGCTGTTGGCCGAGCGCGCCAAGGAGAAGGGCATCACGACGGTCGTGTTCGACCGTGGCGGCTTCCTCTATCACGGGCGCGTGAAGGCACTGGCGGACGGGGCTCGCGAGGGCGGCCTCGAGTTCTGAGGCCCGTCAGTGGGGCCGTACGGGCTCACCAGGGTGAGCCTGCGACGCAGGAGAGACAATGCCAAGAATTGACCCCACAGGGCTGAACCTCGAAGAGCGGGTCGTCAAGATCAACCGCGTGGCGAAGGTGGTCAAGGGCGGTCGGCGCTTCAGCTTCAGCGCGCTGGTCGTCGTTGGCGACGGCAACGGCGTGGTCGGCGTGGGCCTCGGCAAGGCGAACGAGGTGCCGGATGCCATCCGCAAGGGCGCCGAGATCGCCAAGAAGCACCTGGTGCGAGTGCCGCTGGAAGGCACGACGATCCCGCACCCGATTCTGCAGGACTTCGGCGCGGCCAAGGTGATGATGCGCCCGGCCGCCCCTGGCGCTGGTGTGATCGCTGGCGGCTCGGTGCGGGCCGTCGTCGAGCTGGCCGGCGTCCGCGACATCCTGACCAAGTCGCTCGGGAGCCGCAACCCGGTCAACCTGGTGCAGGCGGCCCTCGAAGCGCTCAAGAACCTCCGGGAGCCGGAGGAGGTGGCGCGGGTGCGCGGCAAGGATGTCAGCCAGCTGCTGCCGCAGCGACGAAGGAGCGCAGCAGATGCCGTCCCAGTCTAGTCTGAAAATCACGCTCATCAAGAGCCCGATCGGCCAGAAGCAGCGTCAGAAGGACACTGCCCGCGCCCTCGGTCTCCGCAAGATGCACCAGACCGTCATCCGCCCCGACAACCCGCAGATGCGCGGCATGGTGTTCGCCATCCAGCATCTGGTGCGCGTCGAGGAGGTCGATGGGCCGGCCGGGGGAGACGAGTAGATGAAGCTGCACGAGCTGGCGCCCCCGCCGGGCGCCCATCGCCGCCGCCGACGTGTCGGTCGCGGTCTCGGCTCCGGCCGGGGCACGACGGCCGGCGCAGGCCAGAAGGGCCAGAAGGCCCGGGCTGGCGGCGGCGTTCCTCCGTATTTCGAGGGTGGCCAGCTGCCGCTGGTCAAGAAGCTGCCGTATCGGCGGGGCTTCCGCAGCCTGAACCGCGTCGAGTACAAGGCCGTCAACCTGCAGGATCTCGCCAGCTTCGCGGCTGGGTCCACCGTGGACGCGGCGGCGCTGGTCGCCGGGGGCGTCCTCAAGAACACCCGCGAGCGCATCAAGATCCTCGGGACGGGCGAGCTCGACCGCGCGCTGACCGTGAAGGCCCACCGTTTCTCTGCATCCGCCCGCCAGAAGATCGAGGCGGCTGGGGGAGCCTGCCATGCCCTCGAGCATGCTTCAGGCGCTGACTAACGCCTTCCGGATTCCGGATCTCCGCCAGAAGCTCCTGTTCACGCTGGGGCTTCTGGTCGTTTTCCGGTTTATCGCGCACGTCCCGATGCCGGGCGTGAATCTGGCTGCCCTGGATCGGCTGTTCGAGGAGAACCAGTTCATCGGGTTCCTCGATCTGTTCTCGGGTGGTGCGCTGGCCAGCTTCTCGATTGCCGCGATGGGCGTGTACCCGTACATCACGGCGTCGATCATCATGCAGCTGCTGGTGCCGGTGATCCCCCGCCTGACCGAGATCTCGAAAGAGGGCGAGTCCGGGCGGAACAAGATCAACCAGATGACGCACTGGCTGACGGTGCCGCTGGCGCTGGCGCAGGCGTACGGCACGCCGCAGCTGCTGAACGCGTCCTCGCGCGAGCCGATCATCACGAACTTCGGCTTCGGGGTCAACCCGCTGGGCACGCTCTCGATCATGATCACGATGACGGCGGGAACGCTGTTGCTGATCTGGGTCGGCGAGCTGATCTCGCAGTACGGGGTTGGCAACGGCATCTCGATGATCATCTTCGGCGGCATCGTGGCGCGGCTGCCGTCCCAGATCGGGCAGGCGCTGGCGACGGACACCGCGCTGATCTCGGTCCTGATCTTCGCGGTCCTGGCCTGTATCACCATCGCGGCCATCGTCTACATCTACGAGGGCCAGCGGCGGATTCCGGTCCAGGTCGCCAAGCGCATTCGCGGCTCGCGGATGGTGGGCGGCCAGACCACGCACATTCCGTTGAAAGTGAATTCGGCGGGCATGATCCCGCTGATCTTCGCGCAGTCGATTCTGATCTTCCCTGGAACCGTCTCCGGCTACTTCCTCGGCGCTGAGAACGAGTGGGTGCGGTGGGTGGCTGAGGGGGTGCACAACTTCTTCAACCTCCAGGGCAGTTGGGGCTACTGGATCATCTACTTCTGGCTGGTGGTGGCGTTCACGTTCTTCTACACGCTGGTGATCTTCCAGCAGCAGAACATCGCCGAAAACCTCCAAAAGCAGGGTGGGTTCATCCCGGGCATTCGGCCAGGACGGCCGACCGCGGAGTACCTGTACCGTGTATTGATGCGTATCACGCTGATCGGGGCGCTGTTCCTGGGCGTGATCGCGGTGCTGCCATTCCTGGTGCGAACAGTCACGGGCGTGCAGACGCTGTCGCTGGAGGCGACGGCGATGCTGATCGTGGTGGGCGTCGGGCTGGACACGATGCGCCAGCTTGAGTCTCAGCTCCTGATGCGGCACTACAAGGGCTTTATTCGCTAGCGTGCGATGATGCACGCGCCACGGGAGGACGGCATGGCAGCCGCCCAACTTCAGGCGTCGACGATGACGCGGGCGTCTACGAGTATGTGCAAAGAACGGGGCGAGTGTGTGAGCGTCGTATTGATGGGGCCGCCCGGAGCGGGGAAGGGGACGCAGGCTGGGACTGTTGCGCGTCTCGTGAACGCCGCGCATGTTGCCAGTGGCGACATGTTCCGGGAGATCATCAAGACCGACACGGAGCAGGCTCGTCTGATCAAGTCCTATATGGACCATGGGGAGCTGGTGCCAGACTCGCTCACCCTGGACATGGTGATGGCGCGGCTGGATCAGGATGACGCGAGCAACGGCTTCATCCTCGATGGCTTTCCGCGCACCGTCACGCAGGCGCGGGCGCTCGAGGCCCGGCTGGCGGCGACGAACCGGCGGATCGATTGCGTCATCAATCTGGCCGTCCCTCGGGACGTGTTGTTGGCGCGCCTGTCTGGGCGGTGGCTCTGCCGGAAGTGCCACTCCAGCTACCACCTGCTGTTCAGCCCGCCGAAGGTCCAGGGCGTCTGCGACCGGTGTGGCGGCGAGCTGTATCAGCGGACTGACGACACCCTGGAGACGGCGCGGCGGCGACTCGAAGTCTACGAGTACGCCACGCAGCCGGTGTTGCAATACTACCGGAACCGCGGCCTGCTGGTGGACGTGCGGGGAGATCAGTCGGTCGAGGAGGTCACGGACGCGCTGCGTGAGGCAGTTCTCACGAAGCGTGAGACATTGTGATATACTTGCCTGTTGGTGCGCCCACCGTGGTTCATGATGCCTCGGAGGGCGCGCGTGCCTGGCGCTGAAGCCTCCGATGTCGACGGCACGGTGGTCGAGGCGCTCCCGAATGCTCGGTTCCGCATTGAACTGAGCGATGGGAGCCAGGTGGTTGCCCATGTGTCGGCGGGGCTGCGCCTGGGTGCGGGGCGGATCATTCCGGGAGACCGGGTCCGCGTTGCCCTCTCGCAGTATGACCGCTCACGCGGACGGATCACGCATCGCGCGCGGTGACGAGGTTTCGCTGGGGCGACGCATCGGGCAGGGGCGAGGGCGGCGCGGCTGCCCCAGGTCGAGACTGGCAGGACGTAGACAGGCTTCAAAGACGGCAGCGCCGACAGGCAGGATGGCCCCCGAGGTCTTCAGGCAGCGCGGCAGCTCAGCACAGCAGGATGTGAAGGGTCATGAAGGTACGAGCGTCTATCAAGCCCCGCTGCGAGCGGTGCAAGATCATCCGCCGGAAGGGCGTGGTCCTGATCATCTGCAACAACCCCAAGCACAAGATGAAGCAGGGCTAAGGTGAGGCTGGGCGCGGCGGCCTGCGCGGCGCCGGCCCACACCGCGGTTTCAGCGTAGACACAACGGGTCAGGAAAGGCACGGAGGACAGAGCATGGCGCGTATCGCCGGTGTCGATATTCCTCGTGACCGCCGCGTGGTCGCTTCGCTTCCGGTGATCTACGGGATCGGGCCGACGACCGCCGAGCGGATCCTCAACAAGGCGAACATCAGCCACGACAAGCGGGTGCGGGATCTCTCCGAAGAGGAAGTGAACCGCCTGCGCGAGATCATCGACCGCGAGTACGTGGTGGAGGGCGACCTCCGCCGCGAGGTCAACCTGAACATCAAGCGGCTGATGGAGATCGGCTGCTACCGTGGCCTCCGCCACCGGCGCAACCTGCCGGTGCGCGGCCAGCGCACGCGGACGAACGCGCGGATGCGGAAGGGGCCTCGCCGGACGGTGGCTGGCCGCCGCAAGGCATCGGCGAAGAAGTAGGACCGAGACCGGGCAGCTGCCTGCGGCCGC contains:
- the tuf gene encoding elongation factor Tu (EF-Tu; promotes GTP-dependent binding of aminoacyl-tRNA to the A-site of ribosomes during protein biosynthesis; when the tRNA anticodon matches the mRNA codon, GTP hydrolysis results; the inactive EF-Tu-GDP leaves the ribosome and release of GDP is promoted by elongation factor Ts; many prokaryotes have two copies of the gene encoding EF-Tu), producing GDNIQMQIELITPVAVEDGLRFAIREGGRTVGAGVVTKIND
- the rpsJ gene encoding 30S ribosomal protein S10 → MAKQRIRIRLKAFDHKILDQSASQIVETAERTGAQVAGPVPLPTRIEKFTVIRSPFIDKDSREQFEMRTHKRLIDVLEPTSRTVDALMRLNVPAGVDIEIKL
- the rplC gene encoding 50S ribosomal protein L3 — protein: MIQGILGRKLGMTRLFDATGVATATTIVEAGPCFVTQIKTLDRDGYEAVQLGFDQVRDKTLNSPERGHLKASGAPSVRALREVPVEDLSSVALGDRIDVGMLRQGERVDVVGTSKGKGFAGVMKRHDFRGGPKTHGQSDRWRAPGSIGSGTTPGRVMKGMRMAGHMGDERVTVQNLEIVRIDPERNLIAIRGAIPGPRGGLIMIKKRGVEL
- the rplD gene encoding 50S ribosomal protein L4; the encoded protein is MTSVDVKNVRGEVVGSFDLDDRVFGIEPNKAVVHQAVVAQLANQRKGTHDTKTRGEVRGGTHKMWRQKGTGRARQGDRRAPHWTGGGVVFGPHPRSYHKDFPRKMRRLAMRSALSARVAESALTVLDDLALPAAKTREVAGVLSALGLQRGALIVLPEADESVTRASRNLPDVRAVTPGSLNLLDVLKYKHVLLTRSAAEALTEQLLRTIGRGGAVAASAEQDAAADEE
- the rplW gene encoding 50S ribosomal protein L23 — encoded protein: MSLTPHQILVRPIVTEKNTALNEVGKYCFEVAPTSNKIEIKRAVEEVFSVEVVSVNIIKVPGKIRRMGRHSGMTRTWKKAIVTLVPGQQIELFQTV
- the rplB gene encoding 50S ribosomal protein L2 yields the protein MPLKQYRPTSPGRRGMSVSTFEELTKGKKPERSLLEPLKKSGGRNNLGRISVRHRGGGHKRMYRIIDWKRDKLGVPARVVSIEYDPNRTARIALLQYADGEKRYILAPVGLKEGARVSSGPEAELSAGNTLALRDIPTGTVIHNIELKPGRGGQLARGAGASAQLMAKEGDWAQVRLPSGEVRRVLVVCMATIGQVGNPEHATLSLGKAGRSRWLGIRPTVRGSVMNPRDHPHGGGEGKAPVGGQPKTKWGKLAFGKKTRRNKDTDRFIVRKRGSK
- the rpsS gene encoding 30S ribosomal protein S19, which encodes MSRSTKKGPYIDPKLFKKIDGLNRRNAKEVIRTWARDSSIFPEMVGHTLAVHDGRRHVPIYVTENMVGHKLGEFAPTRTFRGHTARGEKSSGAR
- the rplV gene encoding 50S ribosomal protein L22, which gives rise to MAGVEVRAVARNIRMSPQKVRRVLDTVRGKRVGEALSILRFLPHKATEPVGKLIQSASANAENNFNLDPDELVVLRIYADEARTLKRYRPRARGRANQILKRSSHVTVVVSEREA
- the rpsC gene encoding 30S ribosomal protein S3, whose product is MGQKVHPIGFRLGVNVGNRHVKEWQGRWYADKDYTKFLHEDLKVRQLIMGRLSEAGVSRVDIERSANQMTVTIHAAKPGIVIGKSGVKVEELRRSLETMTGKRVRVTIQEIRQPELDAYLVARSVADQLERRVAFRRAMKQAVGRAMRFGAKGVRIQVAGRLGGAEMSRREWEREGRVPLHTLRADIDFGQAEARTTFGVIGVKVWIYRGDIASTARVGGEGFAAAATRGRSGPAPRPAAAAAPAVPVAPAAPAAPAAPAAPAAPAAPAEAAPDAAPSSEES
- the rplP gene encoding 50S ribosomal protein L16, with protein sequence MLQPKRVKHRKMHRGHRRGMALVGNEVSFGEFGIQALEPGWITARQIEAARRTITHHLKRGGKVFIRIFPDKSVTAKPAETRMGSGKGAPDHWVAVVRPGRVMFEIAGVRQELAKEALRLAGHKLPVGTKFVVKEEVGIGEGV
- the rpmC gene encoding 50S ribosomal protein L29, which encodes MAKASELRDLTQDQLDDRLRELREELFNLRFQYATRQLTNTARIREVRRDIARVLTLQRQDALVGGGE
- the rpsQ gene encoding 30S ribosomal protein S17, whose translation is MAELRPHELRRRTKQGRVVSNKMEKTVVVAVESMRKHRLYGRNVRRTTKFKAHDEGNRCQIGDIVIIAESRPISKDKRWTVREIVKETIGPGLEVLAEEPEVAQATGAEEDES